One genomic segment of Alphaproteobacteria bacterium includes these proteins:
- a CDS encoding histidine phosphatase family protein yields the protein MDNMIETPVFLVRHAPVVGQAGRCYGITDVECDTTDARAFEGLARILPGADALWTVTPLSRTVRTANAVWAARQVSAPDYRIVPGLIEQSFGDWQGKTYAELGAYGQGDARNTHRHWLTMAEIKPENGESFLEVCARVAAALDETVASAKGRPIAMVCHGGVVRAALSHVLGIAPEAALSIVVDTLSVTRVDRFDGPGRGHAWRVAYVNRDPRG from the coding sequence ATGGACAATATGATCGAAACGCCGGTTTTCCTGGTGCGCCACGCGCCCGTCGTGGGCCAGGCCGGGCGCTGCTACGGCATTACGGACGTGGAATGCGACACGACCGACGCGCGCGCCTTCGAAGGCCTCGCACGCATCCTGCCGGGGGCCGACGCGCTGTGGACGGTGACACCCTTGTCGCGCACCGTGCGCACCGCCAATGCGGTGTGGGCGGCGCGTCAAGTTTCGGCGCCCGATTACCGGATCGTGCCAGGCTTGATCGAGCAAAGCTTCGGCGATTGGCAAGGCAAGACCTACGCCGAGCTTGGCGCCTATGGTCAGGGCGACGCGCGCAACACGCATCGCCATTGGCTGACGATGGCGGAGATCAAGCCCGAGAACGGCGAAAGCTTCCTCGAAGTTTGCGCGCGCGTCGCCGCCGCGCTGGACGAAACGGTCGCCAGCGCCAAGGGACGCCCCATCGCGATGGTCTGCCATGGCGGCGTGGTGCGCGCGGCCCTATCGCATGTGCTGGGGATCGCGCCCGAAGCGGCGTTGTCGATCGTCGTCGACACGCTGTCGGTCACGCGCGTCGACCGATTCGACGGTCCGGGCCGCGGCCACGCGTGGCGCGTGGCCTATGTAAACCGAGACCCGCGCGGCTGA
- a CDS encoding HupE/UreJ family protein → MNRSIARIAAAVVTLAATPAFAHPGHATEGMVAGFAHPLFGLDHVLAMLAVGIFAAQKGSVWRFAVPASFMIAMAFGGVLAISGVEFPMVETGIAFSVALFGLAIVFADRVPAVAGGVLAGVFALFHGAAHGGEIAEGASFLPYAIGFLTATGLLHAAGFAVATFANTMLRYAGAAIAAIGAVLLFA, encoded by the coding sequence ATGAACCGCTCGATCGCCCGAATCGCCGCCGCCGTCGTGACCTTGGCCGCGACGCCCGCTTTCGCCCATCCCGGTCATGCGACCGAGGGCATGGTGGCGGGCTTCGCGCATCCGCTGTTCGGCCTCGACCATGTTCTGGCGATGCTGGCCGTCGGCATCTTCGCGGCGCAGAAGGGCAGCGTGTGGCGCTTCGCGGTCCCGGCGTCGTTCATGATCGCGATGGCGTTCGGCGGCGTGCTGGCGATTTCGGGCGTCGAATTCCCGATGGTCGAAACCGGGATCGCGTTCTCGGTCGCGCTTTTCGGTCTCGCCATCGTCTTCGCCGATCGCGTGCCCGCCGTCGCGGGCGGCGTGCTGGCGGGCGTGTTCGCGCTGTTCCACGGCGCCGCGCATGGCGGCGAAATCGCGGAGGGCGCGAGCTTCCTGCCTTACGCGATCGGCTTCCTGACCGCGACGGGCCTGCTGCACGCAGCCGGTTTCGCGGTTGCGACGTTCGCGAACACGATGCTGCGCTATGCCGGGGCCGCCATCGCGGCAATCGGCGCGGTTTTGCTGTTCGCCTAA
- the cobU gene encoding bifunctional adenosylcobinamide kinase/adenosylcobinamide-phosphate guanylyltransferase, whose protein sequence is MARTKPAPKRAKPKIVLVLGGARSGKSEYAEARTRALRAPRAKALYLATGQAHDKEMAARIATHKARRGAGWATIEAPLDIARVIATHAKPGAPILVDCLTLWLSNLMHAKADIATEIAKLCAALKAAKGPVVLVSNEIGLGIVPDNKLARAFRDHAGRIHQDVARVASDAIFVAAGLPLALKGKTV, encoded by the coding sequence GTGGCACGGACCAAACCGGCCCCCAAGCGGGCTAAACCCAAAATCGTGCTCGTGCTGGGCGGCGCGCGCTCGGGCAAGAGCGAATATGCCGAGGCGCGCACACGCGCGTTGCGGGCCCCGCGCGCCAAGGCGCTGTATCTCGCGACCGGCCAAGCGCACGACAAGGAAATGGCCGCGCGCATCGCCACGCATAAAGCGCGGCGCGGCGCCGGCTGGGCGACGATCGAAGCGCCGCTCGATATCGCGCGCGTCATCGCCACCCACGCCAAGCCGGGCGCGCCGATCCTCGTCGACTGCCTCACGCTGTGGCTGTCGAACCTGATGCACGCCAAAGCCGACATCGCCACCGAAATCGCGAAGCTCTGCGCAGCGCTGAAAGCGGCAAAAGGCCCGGTCGTGCTCGTCTCCAACGAGATTGGCCTCGGCATCGTGCCCGACAACAAACTCGCCCGCGCATTCCGCGACCATGCGGGCCGCATCCACCAAGACGTCGCCCGCGTGGCGAGCGACGCGATTTTCGTCGCGGCCGGTCTGCCGCTCGCCTTGAAAGGAAAAACAGTATGA
- the cobW gene encoding cobalamin biosynthesis protein CobW: protein MNRIPATIVTGFLGAGKTTLLRKLAANAKGKRIAFVINEFGELGMDRELLLGCAEEGCAPGDVIELANGCICCTVADDFLPAIEKLLDLPEPPDHIVIETSGLALPKPLVQAFNWPGIKTRTTVDGVVTLIDGPAMAAGQFAEDEAALEAQRRADPNLDHDNPIEEVFTDQLACADLVVLTKTDALDMVDRARLEAELTAKLRAGAKLVGAAHGEIPPEVLIGLDAHAEDDLATRPSHADAEGEHDHDDFDSRALKLGEIADPTEFVAKLEAAIAKHDVLRAKGFLSVPGKKMRLAVQAVGPRIERYFDRPWTADEPRASRLVVIGRKGLDFDAIQAALA, encoded by the coding sequence ATGAACCGCATCCCCGCGACGATCGTCACCGGCTTTCTGGGGGCGGGCAAGACGACGCTGCTGCGCAAGCTCGCCGCCAACGCCAAGGGCAAGCGCATCGCCTTCGTCATCAACGAATTCGGCGAACTCGGAATGGACCGCGAGCTGTTGCTGGGCTGCGCGGAAGAAGGCTGCGCGCCCGGCGACGTGATCGAGCTCGCCAATGGCTGTATTTGCTGCACCGTCGCCGACGATTTCCTGCCGGCGATCGAAAAGCTGCTCGACCTGCCCGAGCCGCCCGATCACATCGTGATCGAAACCTCGGGCTTGGCGCTGCCCAAGCCGCTGGTCCAAGCGTTCAACTGGCCGGGCATCAAAACGCGCACGACGGTCGACGGCGTGGTCACGCTGATCGACGGGCCCGCGATGGCGGCGGGCCAATTCGCGGAGGATGAAGCGGCCCTCGAAGCACAGCGCCGGGCCGATCCCAATCTCGATCACGACAATCCGATCGAGGAAGTGTTTACCGACCAGCTCGCCTGCGCCGATCTGGTCGTGCTGACCAAGACCGACGCGCTCGACATGGTCGATCGCGCGCGGCTGGAAGCGGAACTCACCGCCAAATTGCGCGCGGGCGCGAAGCTCGTCGGCGCGGCGCATGGCGAGATCCCGCCCGAAGTGTTGATCGGGCTGGACGCGCACGCCGAAGACGATCTCGCCACGCGCCCCAGCCATGCCGATGCGGAAGGCGAGCACGATCACGACGATTTCGATTCGCGCGCGTTGAAGCTGGGCGAGATCGCCGATCCCACCGAATTCGTCGCGAAGCTCGAAGCCGCGATCGCCAAGCACGACGTGCTGCGCGCCAAGGGCTTTCTGTCGGTGCCCGGCAAGAAGATGCGCTTGGCGGTGCAGGCCGTGGGCCCGCGCATCGAACGCTATTTCGACCGGCCGTGGACGGCGGACGAGCCCCGCGCCTCGCGCCTCGTGGTGATCGGCCGCAAAGGTCTCGATTTCGACGCGATCCAGGCGGCGCTTGCCTGA
- the cobN gene encoding cobaltochelatase subunit CobN, translating to MHLLAAQQGAILDADVPVDLEQSAAEIALLTTADSEIACLARARQAAGGFNGLRLANLLALKHPYAVDLYVERTLQSAKLIVVRLLGGRGYWPYGIDRLVEIARKTGAKLALLQGEEKIDTDLAAFSTVDAQSCARLSEYFVQGGPANYANLLAFLGDLAHGTNNAAEPVAIPRAGLHAHKHARPGAPVAAIVFYRAHYQAGDIAPIDVLIEKLAARGLDARAIHVASLKDKAAAAFLAAEFAAHKPAVAINLTGFAVGDGDPLAALDVPVLQAVLAAETRESWAQSTRGLGPRDVAMNVALPELDGRIFSRAIGFKGPLGRDAATQVELVGFAADEGRCAFVADLAAAWAKLGRTKPADRRIGLILANYPGKDGRLANGVGLDTPASTVAILQALKDAGYAVANAPDDSAALMAKLIAGPTNAKKLAHGGVRLPLARYRDFFGTLPQAVQNAVIARWGAIEHDQRVDGDDFVLPIHEFGTIAVAIQPARGYEIDPKTSYHDPALVPPHGYLAFHAWMRDRHALVFVGKHGNLEWLPGKGLSLSENCFPEAALGPMPAIYPFIVNDPGEGTQAKRRISAVVIDHLTPPLTRAGAYGAQAALERLIDEYDEARRLDPRRMKPIAAEILDLATRSGVADECGITPDAALDDALAKLDAGLCDLKDLQIRDGLHIFGTTPDGKQRDDTLAAIASGSKADPEKLAADFDISGSREMAALLAALDARRIAPGPSGAPTRGRADVLPTGRNFYSVDTRAVPTPSAWALGWKSAGMLLDRHVQEHGDWPRAVALSAWGTANMRTGGDDIAQGLALMGAKPVWDPTSLRVTGFEIMSLDLLDRPRVDVTLRVSGFFRDAFASLIDLFDSAVRAVAALDEPAHLNPLAARAREEGDATRVFGSQPGAYGAGLQSLLDDGGWSSRDDLAEAYRRWSGFAYRSGAEGVDAHAAFAKRLGQIEAVLHNQDNREHDLLDSSEYHQFEGGLAAAVAQARGAAPTIYHNDHSRPESPKIGTLGEEIARIVRARAANPRWIEGCKRHGYKGAFEMAATVDYLFAFAATTDAVKDRHFDALFDAYLRDDATRAFIADSNAPALREMTERFIEARARGLWRPGANDTPAILESLIA from the coding sequence ATGCATCTTCTCGCGGCCCAGCAAGGTGCGATCCTCGACGCCGATGTTCCGGTCGATCTGGAACAATCGGCGGCGGAGATCGCCTTGCTGACGACCGCGGATTCGGAAATCGCGTGCCTTGCCCGCGCGCGCCAAGCCGCCGGCGGGTTCAACGGCTTACGCCTTGCCAATCTTCTGGCGCTGAAACATCCCTACGCCGTCGATCTTTATGTCGAGCGCACGCTGCAAAGCGCCAAGCTGATCGTGGTGCGCTTGCTCGGCGGGCGCGGCTATTGGCCCTATGGCATCGACCGGCTGGTGGAGATCGCGCGCAAGACCGGCGCCAAACTCGCCTTGTTGCAAGGCGAGGAAAAAATCGACACCGACCTCGCCGCGTTCTCGACGGTCGATGCGCAATCGTGTGCGCGGCTCAGCGAGTATTTCGTCCAAGGCGGCCCGGCGAATTACGCCAACCTGCTCGCCTTTCTCGGCGATCTCGCTCATGGCACGAACAACGCCGCTGAACCGGTCGCGATCCCGCGCGCCGGATTGCACGCGCATAAACATGCGCGGCCCGGTGCCCCGGTCGCCGCGATCGTTTTCTATCGCGCACATTATCAAGCCGGTGATATCGCCCCCATCGACGTGCTGATCGAAAAACTCGCCGCGCGCGGATTGGATGCGCGGGCGATCCATGTCGCGAGCTTGAAGGACAAAGCCGCCGCCGCGTTCCTCGCGGCCGAATTCGCGGCCCACAAGCCGGCGGTCGCGATCAACTTAACCGGCTTCGCGGTCGGCGACGGCGATCCGTTGGCGGCGCTGGACGTGCCCGTGTTGCAAGCCGTGCTCGCCGCCGAAACGCGCGAAAGCTGGGCGCAGAGTACGCGCGGTCTCGGGCCCCGCGACGTGGCGATGAACGTGGCGCTGCCCGAACTCGACGGGCGGATTTTCAGCCGCGCGATCGGTTTTAAAGGTCCGCTGGGCCGCGACGCCGCGACGCAAGTCGAACTCGTCGGTTTCGCGGCCGATGAAGGGCGCTGCGCGTTCGTCGCCGATCTCGCCGCCGCCTGGGCAAAGCTGGGCCGCACCAAACCGGCCGACCGGCGCATCGGCCTGATCCTTGCCAATTATCCTGGTAAGGACGGGCGTCTCGCCAACGGTGTCGGTCTCGACACGCCCGCCTCGACCGTCGCGATTTTGCAGGCGCTGAAAGACGCGGGCTATGCGGTCGCGAACGCGCCCGACGATTCCGCGGCATTGATGGCGAAGCTGATCGCCGGGCCGACGAATGCGAAGAAGCTGGCGCATGGCGGTGTGCGCCTGCCCCTCGCCCGCTATCGCGACTTCTTCGGCACGTTGCCGCAAGCGGTGCAGAACGCCGTGATCGCGCGCTGGGGTGCGATCGAACACGACCAGCGCGTCGACGGCGATGATTTCGTGCTGCCGATCCACGAATTCGGCACTATCGCGGTCGCGATCCAACCGGCGCGCGGCTACGAGATCGATCCCAAAACGAGCTATCACGATCCCGCTTTGGTGCCGCCGCATGGCTATCTCGCCTTCCATGCCTGGATGCGCGACCGGCATGCGCTCGTTTTCGTCGGCAAGCACGGCAATCTCGAATGGCTGCCGGGCAAGGGCTTGTCGCTATCGGAAAACTGTTTTCCGGAAGCGGCCCTTGGCCCCATGCCCGCGATCTATCCCTTCATCGTCAACGACCCCGGCGAAGGCACCCAAGCCAAGCGGCGTATTTCGGCGGTCGTGATCGACCATCTGACGCCGCCTTTGACGCGCGCGGGCGCTTACGGCGCGCAAGCGGCCCTCGAACGCCTGATCGACGAGTACGACGAGGCGCGGCGCCTCGACCCGCGCCGGATGAAACCCATCGCGGCGGAGATCCTGGATCTCGCCACGCGCAGCGGTGTCGCCGACGAATGCGGCATTACGCCCGACGCCGCCCTCGACGACGCGCTCGCCAAGCTCGATGCGGGGCTTTGCGATCTCAAAGATCTGCAAATCCGCGACGGCTTGCACATCTTCGGCACGACGCCGGATGGCAAGCAGCGCGACGACACGCTGGCGGCGATCGCGTCGGGCAGCAAAGCCGATCCCGAAAAACTCGCCGCCGATTTCGACATCAGCGGTTCGCGCGAAATGGCGGCGTTGCTCGCGGCCCTCGACGCGCGGCGCATCGCACCCGGCCCATCGGGGGCGCCCACACGCGGCCGGGCGGACGTGCTGCCCACGGGCCGCAATTTCTATTCGGTCGATACGCGCGCCGTGCCCACGCCCTCAGCCTGGGCGCTGGGCTGGAAATCGGCCGGCATGCTGCTCGACCGCCATGTGCAGGAACATGGCGATTGGCCGCGTGCCGTCGCGCTGTCCGCCTGGGGAACCGCCAATATGCGCACCGGCGGCGACGATATCGCGCAAGGCCTGGCGCTGATGGGCGCCAAGCCCGTGTGGGACCCGACCAGTTTGCGCGTCACGGGGTTCGAGATCATGAGCCTCGATCTGCTCGACCGGCCGCGCGTGGACGTGACCTTGCGCGTGTCCGGATTTTTCCGCGACGCGTTCGCCTCGCTGATCGATCTGTTCGATTCGGCCGTGCGCGCCGTGGCGGCGCTGGACGAGCCCGCGCATTTGAACCCGCTGGCCGCGCGTGCGCGCGAAGAAGGCGACGCGACGCGCGTGTTCGGCTCGCAACCCGGCGCCTATGGGGCGGGCTTGCAAAGCCTGCTCGACGACGGCGGCTGGTCGTCGCGCGACGATCTGGCCGAGGCCTATCGGCGCTGGAGCGGCTTCGCCTATCGCAGCGGCGCCGAAGGCGTGGACGCGCACGCCGCATTTGCGAAACGCCTCGGCCAGATCGAAGCTGTGCTGCACAACCAGGATAATCGCGAGCACGATTTGCTGGATTCCAGCGAGTATCATCAATTCGAAGGCGGGCTTGCCGCCGCCGTGGCGCAAGCGCGCGGAGCGGCGCCGACGATCTATCACAACGATCACTCGCGGCCCGAATCGCCCAAGATCGGCACGCTGGGCGAGGAGATCGCGCGCATCGTGCGCGCGCGCGCCGCCAATCCCAGATGGATCGAAGGCTGCAAGCGCCACGGCTACAAGGGCGCCTTCGAAATGGCGGCGACGGTCGACTATCTGTTCGCCTTCGCCGCGACCACCGACGCCGTCAAGGACCGCCATTTCGACGCGCTGTTCGACGCGTATTTGCGCGACGACGCGACAAGGGCGTTCATCGCCGATTCCAACGCGCCCGCTTTGCGCGAAATGACCGAACGCTTCATCGAAGCGCGCGCGCGCGGACTGTGGCGCCCGGGTGCGAACGACACGCCCGCCATTCTCGAAAGTCTGATCGCATGA
- the cobO gene encoding cob(I)yrinic acid a,c-diamide adenosyltransferase translates to MTDTEHAEKMRRIKAARDKMMAGKSGEKGLLLVHTGKGKGKSSSAFGMALRCLGHGMKVGIVQYVKGAWDTGEARFLARFPELCEIKTLGEGFTWETQDKARDIAAAERAWAESARMLADPSYAMVILDEINIALRYDLIPLAQVLEAIAARPPLQHVVATGRNAPDALIEIADLVTEMTLVKHPFRDGIKAQKGVEF, encoded by the coding sequence ATGACCGATACCGAACACGCCGAGAAAATGCGCCGCATCAAAGCCGCGCGCGACAAGATGATGGCGGGCAAGAGCGGCGAAAAAGGCCTGCTGCTCGTGCATACCGGCAAGGGCAAAGGCAAGTCGTCGTCGGCCTTCGGCATGGCGCTGCGCTGCCTGGGCCACGGCATGAAGGTCGGCATCGTCCAATACGTGAAGGGCGCTTGGGATACCGGCGAAGCGCGATTCCTGGCGCGGTTTCCCGAGCTTTGCGAGATCAAGACGCTGGGCGAAGGCTTCACCTGGGAGACACAGGACAAGGCGCGCGACATCGCCGCCGCCGAACGGGCCTGGGCCGAATCCGCGCGCATGCTTGCCGATCCTTCCTATGCGATGGTGATCTTGGACGAGATCAACATCGCCTTGCGCTACGACCTGATCCCGTTGGCGCAAGTGCTGGAAGCGATCGCCGCCCGGCCGCCCTTGCAGCACGTTGTTGCCACGGGGCGCAACGCGCCCGACGCGCTGATCGAGATCGCCGATCTCGTCACCGAGATGACGCTGGTGAAGCACCCGTTCCGCGACGGCATCAAGGCGCAGAAGGGCGTCGAGTTCTAA
- a CDS encoding cobyric acid synthase, with protein sequence MAAKAIMFMGTGSDVGKSLIVAGLARAFANRGLRVAPFKPQNMSNNAAVTEDGGEIGRAQALQARAARIPASVHMNPVLLKPESDTGSQIVVHGQVTGRATACDYHALKPKLLGAVRDSFARLKAQADLVLVEGAGSPAEINLRSGDIANMGFAISERVPVVLIADIERGGAIASIVGTLAVLEQDERAAIVGCLINKFRGDATLFDSGVAEIERRAVPCLGVIPYFARARDLPPEDSVGLEQRHAGRAGAIKIRVPRLPRIANTDDLDPLAAEPDVDLALLEQGDALPGDCDVVLLPGSKATLGDLAALRENGWDIDIAAHRRRGGWIVGLCGGYQMLGIKIADPAGLEGPAQEAVGLGLLDATSVLAREKILRRVESRDAITELPIAGYEIHLGETWSNEAPLLSLDGVPEGARSADGRVIGSYIHGLFASDHYRASFLAQVRARPDSGLAFEARIDATLDALADHIAKAVDLDRLLELAR encoded by the coding sequence ATGGCCGCGAAGGCGATCATGTTCATGGGCACGGGCTCCGACGTCGGCAAGTCGCTGATCGTCGCGGGCCTCGCTCGCGCCTTCGCGAATCGGGGCCTACGCGTTGCCCCCTTCAAGCCGCAGAACATGTCCAACAACGCGGCCGTCACCGAAGACGGCGGCGAGATCGGCCGCGCCCAAGCCTTGCAAGCGCGGGCCGCGCGCATTCCCGCCAGCGTCCATATGAACCCGGTGCTGCTGAAGCCCGAAAGCGACACCGGCAGCCAGATCGTCGTGCACGGCCAGGTCACGGGCCGTGCCACCGCGTGCGACTATCATGCGCTGAAGCCGAAGCTGCTCGGCGCCGTGCGCGACAGCTTCGCGCGGCTGAAAGCGCAAGCCGATCTGGTGCTGGTCGAAGGGGCCGGTTCGCCCGCCGAGATCAATCTGCGCAGCGGCGACATCGCGAATATGGGCTTCGCGATTTCCGAGCGCGTGCCCGTCGTGCTGATCGCCGATATCGAGCGCGGCGGGGCCATCGCGTCAATCGTCGGCACGCTTGCCGTATTGGAGCAAGACGAACGCGCGGCGATCGTCGGGTGCCTGATCAACAAATTCCGCGGCGACGCGACGCTGTTCGATTCCGGCGTCGCCGAAATCGAACGACGTGCGGTTCCCTGCTTGGGCGTGATCCCCTATTTCGCGCGCGCACGCGATTTGCCGCCCGAAGATTCGGTCGGGCTGGAACAACGCCATGCGGGCCGCGCCGGCGCGATCAAGATCCGCGTGCCGCGTTTGCCGCGCATCGCCAATACCGACGATCTCGACCCGTTGGCGGCCGAGCCGGATGTCGATCTGGCGTTGCTCGAACAAGGCGACGCGTTGCCGGGCGATTGCGACGTGGTGCTGTTGCCCGGCTCGAAGGCCACACTCGGCGATCTCGCTGCCTTGCGCGAGAATGGCTGGGATATCGACATCGCAGCACACCGGCGGCGCGGCGGCTGGATCGTCGGGCTCTGCGGCGGCTATCAAATGCTCGGCATCAAGATCGCCGATCCCGCCGGTCTCGAAGGCCCCGCCCAAGAAGCGGTAGGACTTGGCCTGCTCGACGCGACCTCCGTGTTGGCGCGCGAGAAGATTTTGCGCCGCGTGGAATCGCGCGACGCGATTACCGAGTTGCCGATCGCGGGCTACGAAATCCATCTCGGCGAAACCTGGTCGAACGAAGCGCCCTTGCTGTCGCTCGACGGCGTGCCGGAAGGGGCGCGCAGCGCGGATGGCCGCGTGATCGGGTCCTATATCCATGGACTGTTCGCGTCGGACCACTACCGCGCGTCGTTCCTGGCCCAAGTGCGCGCACGCCCGGATTCGGGGCTCGCCTTCGAAGCGCGCATCGACGCGACACTGGACGCGCTGGCCGATCACATCGCCAAAGCGGTCGATCTCGACCGATTGCTGGAATTGGCGCGATGA
- the cobD gene encoding cobalamin biosynthesis protein CobD, with amino-acid sequence MFPHAAPFDPLLILAAALALDAVVGEMRPVFGVIGHPVQWLGKLIAFLETKLNRPQRSAAERRARGALTVLIVGALAAGIGFALLYALRARGWGWIAEIVLVAILVAQRSLYDHVRAVADGLDKGGLAGGREAVSHIVGRDPESLDAHGVARAGIESLAENFSDAVVAPCFWYAVFGLPGLFFYKAVNTLDSMIAHRSERYLDFGRFAARLDTAMNFIPARLSTLIVAVAALVAPGAKPFAAVKTAIADARKHKSVNAGWPEGAFAGALNLALAGPRRYGSEIVNDPWIGQGRARATLEDMRRALWLFVAACLVNALLFAAIGLGRMAL; translated from the coding sequence ATGTTTCCCCACGCCGCACCCTTCGATCCTTTGTTGATCTTGGCCGCCGCCTTGGCACTCGACGCCGTGGTCGGCGAAATGCGCCCGGTCTTCGGCGTGATCGGCCATCCGGTGCAGTGGCTCGGCAAGCTGATCGCGTTTCTGGAAACGAAACTCAACCGCCCGCAGCGTTCGGCCGCCGAACGGCGCGCGCGCGGCGCGCTGACGGTCCTGATCGTCGGCGCGCTGGCGGCCGGGATCGGTTTCGCGTTGCTTTACGCCTTGCGCGCGCGCGGCTGGGGTTGGATCGCGGAAATCGTGCTGGTCGCGATTCTGGTCGCGCAGCGCTCGCTCTACGATCACGTGCGCGCGGTCGCCGACGGGCTCGACAAGGGCGGGCTCGCGGGCGGGCGCGAAGCGGTGTCGCATATCGTCGGCCGCGATCCCGAAAGTCTCGATGCGCATGGCGTCGCGCGCGCAGGAATCGAATCCTTGGCAGAGAATTTTTCCGACGCGGTCGTCGCACCGTGCTTCTGGTACGCGGTGTTCGGCCTGCCGGGCTTGTTCTTCTACAAGGCCGTCAACACGCTCGATTCGATGATCGCGCATCGCAGCGAGCGTTATCTGGATTTCGGCCGTTTTGCCGCGCGCCTCGACACGGCGATGAATTTCATCCCCGCGCGCCTGTCCACGTTGATCGTGGCGGTGGCGGCCTTGGTCGCGCCCGGCGCCAAGCCCTTCGCGGCGGTCAAGACGGCGATCGCCGACGCGCGCAAGCATAAATCCGTCAATGCGGGCTGGCCCGAAGGCGCGTTCGCCGGCGCTTTGAATCTCGCTTTGGCGGGCCCACGCCGCTACGGCAGCGAGATCGTCAACGATCCATGGATCGGCCAGGGCCGGGCGCGCGCCACGCTCGAAGACATGCGCCGCGCCTTGTGGCTGTTCGTCGCCGCGTGTCTGGTCAACGCGCTGCTCTTCGCCGCGATTGGCCTCGGCCGAATGGCGCTCTAG
- a CDS encoding cobalamin biosynthesis protein → MIVTIGIGCKSGAASSEVLELVRATLADARLSPSAVACVATIDRKKDEAAIVELAARFGVPARFFSAADLAAETRIAQASEHVLDAVDTASVSEAAALLAAGPDAKLIVPKRKSAHATCAIAATGDVR, encoded by the coding sequence ATGATCGTAACGATCGGTATCGGCTGCAAAAGCGGCGCAGCCTCCAGCGAGGTATTGGAGCTGGTGCGCGCGACGCTTGCAGACGCAAGGCTTTCGCCCAGTGCCGTCGCCTGCGTCGCGACGATCGACCGCAAAAAGGACGAAGCCGCGATCGTCGAGCTCGCGGCCAGGTTCGGCGTGCCCGCGCGGTTTTTCTCGGCCGCCGATTTGGCGGCGGAAACGCGCATCGCACAAGCATCGGAACACGTCTTGGACGCGGTCGATACGGCGTCGGTATCGGAAGCGGCGGCGTTGCTGGCCGCCGGACCGGACGCCAAATTGATCGTGCCCAAGCGCAAATCGGCGCACGCGACTTGCGCCATCGCCGCGACCGGAGATGTGCGATGA
- the cobM gene encoding precorrin-4 C(11)-methyltransferase, with amino-acid sequence MTVSFIGAGPGAPDLITLRGLERIRTADLVLFAGSLVPEAVVAQRRAGVDAIDTAPLTLDAIVAKIEDAHAKGWNIARVHSGDPSIYGAIAEQMRRLDAAGIPYEVVPGVPAFAAMAASLNLELTLPNIVQSIVLTRVSSRASAMPAGEDLAAFARTGATLAIHLSIAGLDKIVAELTPILGADCPAIVGHRVSWPDQAFVSGTLADIRDKTIAAGFKRTALILIGRGLTGAAQAADSRLYAAEHTRYLRE; translated from the coding sequence ATGACCGTTTCATTTATCGGCGCCGGGCCCGGCGCGCCCGACCTGATCACCTTGCGCGGATTGGAGCGCATCCGGACCGCCGATCTGGTGCTCTTTGCGGGGTCGCTGGTGCCCGAAGCGGTCGTGGCGCAGCGCCGCGCGGGCGTCGACGCGATCGACACCGCGCCACTAACGCTCGACGCGATCGTCGCGAAAATCGAAGACGCGCATGCCAAAGGCTGGAACATCGCGCGCGTGCATTCGGGCGATCCGTCGATCTACGGCGCCATCGCCGAACAGATGCGCCGTCTCGACGCCGCCGGCATTCCCTACGAGGTCGTGCCCGGCGTGCCCGCCTTCGCCGCGATGGCCGCATCGCTCAATCTTGAACTCACGCTGCCGAATATCGTGCAGTCGATCGTGTTGACGCGCGTGTCGTCGCGCGCATCGGCGATGCCGGCGGGCGAAGATCTCGCCGCCTTCGCGCGCACGGGCGCCACACTCGCGATCCATCTGTCGATCGCGGGCCTCGACAAAATCGTCGCCGAATTGACGCCGATCCTGGGCGCCGATTGCCCCGCGATCGTCGGGCATCGCGTGTCGTGGCCCGATCAGGCGTTCGTGTCCGGCACGCTGGCCGATATTCGCGACAAGACAATCGCGGCAGGTTTCAAGCGCACCGCGCTGATTTTGATCGGGCGGGGTTTAACCGGTGCGGCGCAAGCCGCCGACAGTCGCCTCTACGCCGCCGAGCACACCCGATATTTGCGCGAGTAA